Within the Massilia sp. KIM genome, the region ACCGGCACGCCAAGCTGCTTGACCATCTCGATCTGGCGCTCGGAGCTGTTGTGCATCCAGGCGATGATCAGGTCGGGCTTGAGCGCGATCACGCGCTCGATGTCGATCTCGCGGTTCGAGCCGATGCGCGGAATGCTCTTGGCCGCCTCCGGGTAGTCGCTGTAGTTCACCGCGCCGACGATGCGCTTGCCGCCGCCGGCCGCGAACAGCATCTCCGTCACGTGCGGCGCCATCGAGATCACGCGTTCGGCCGGTTTGGCCAGCGTGACGGTGCGGCCGGCGTCGTCCTTGACCGTGATCGCGGCCTGCGCCTGGGCAGCCAGCATGCAGGCCAGCAGCATCATCTTCTTCATCGATTTCTCCACTCTTGCAGTGCGCGCGTGAAGCGCGACCAGTCTTCTTCCTGCGCGGGCAAGCCCACGCGGATGCCGCGCGCCGCTTCGCGGAACAGTCTGCACCAGATGCCGCGGCGCGCCATGTGCTCGTGAAACGCCTCAGGCTGCGCTTCCGGCCACCACTGGAACAGCGGCGTGCCGCCGGCGTCTATGCCGTGCGCGCGCAACAGGGCGCGCATGCGCTCGCCGTCGAGGGCAAGCTGCCGCTGCGTCGCCTCCTGCCAGCGGGAGTCGCGCAGCGCGGCCAAGGCGATTTCCTGGGCCGGACCGCTGACGGCCCAGGGCCCGAGCAGGTCGGCCAGGCCGGCCAGCAGCGCTTCTTGCGCGGCGACGAAGCCCAGGCGCAGGCCGGCCAGCCCGAAGAACTTGCCGACCGAGCGCAGCACGATCAGCCCCGGCTGCGCCGCATGAGGGGCGACGCTGAGCGCCGGCGCGGTGTCGCCGAAGGCTTCGTCGACCACCAGCCAGCCACCGCGCGCATGCAGGCGGGACGCCCAGTCGAGCAGTTGCTGCGGCGAGATCGTTTCGCCGGTAGGGTTGTTCGGATTGACGACCACCACCACGTCGCTCTCCCCGACCGCTTGTTCCAGGTCGGCGTAGGCCACGAGCCGGCGCATGTGGCCGTGCAGGCTCCAGTGCTGCGCATGCTCCGCATACGAGGGGGCGGACACCGCGACGCGCGACGGCGGGCGCAGGCGCGGCAAGGCCTGGATCGCCGCCTGCGTACCGGCGACGGGGAGCAGCTGCGGCGCCCGGTAATAGGCGCAGGCCGCATCCAGCAGACGCGGGTCCGGTTCCGGAAGGCGGCGCCAGGCATCGGCCGACAGCGCCGGCGCAGGATAGCCGTGCGGATTGATGCCGGTCGAGAGATCGATCCAGTCGTCGCGCCCGTAGCGCCGCGCCGCGTCGCGCAGGTTGCCGCCGTGTTCAAGCATGGCCGGCGCCTCCCAGCGTCAGCAGCACGCCGGCCGCGCAGACCACCGCCGCCCATAGCAGGGTGGTCTTGAGCACCAGTTGCCACGCGCGCAGGATGTC harbors:
- the cobD gene encoding threonine-phosphate decarboxylase CobD — protein: MLEHGGNLRDAARRYGRDDWIDLSTGINPHGYPAPALSADAWRRLPEPDPRLLDAACAYYRAPQLLPVAGTQAAIQALPRLRPPSRVAVSAPSYAEHAQHWSLHGHMRRLVAYADLEQAVGESDVVVVVNPNNPTGETISPQQLLDWASRLHARGGWLVVDEAFGDTAPALSVAPHAAQPGLIVLRSVGKFFGLAGLRLGFVAAQEALLAGLADLLGPWAVSGPAQEIALAALRDSRWQEATQRQLALDGERMRALLRAHGIDAGGTPLFQWWPEAQPEAFHEHMARRGIWCRLFREAARGIRVGLPAQEEDWSRFTRALQEWRNR